The following are encoded in a window of Staphylospora marina genomic DNA:
- the plsX gene encoding phosphate acyltransferase PlsX, with protein sequence MRIAIDLHGGDHAPTEVVEGVRLAAAEWPDLSIILVGRDESLKPELPNVSFKRVTEVIGPEEEPVKSVRSKKDSSIVVGCRMVREGEADAFISGGNTGALMAAGLFVTGRMKGVDRPALAPVFPVLGGGGMLVLDVGANPEARAEHLRQYALMGGIYAQKVLGIENPRVGLLNIGTEAGKGTELTKEAYSLLDREPDLRFVGNVEARDVLFGPCDVLVCDGFSGNILLKNTEGVAKAIFDRLKQEFTRNWLSKLAAAVLKPGLVRFKNDMDYKEHGGAPLLGLAGPVIKAHGSSDARAFFNAIRQARRFTEQQVISSIEQELSKQKGA encoded by the coding sequence ATGAGAATTGCCATCGATTTGCACGGCGGGGATCACGCGCCGACGGAAGTGGTGGAGGGAGTGCGCCTTGCCGCCGCGGAGTGGCCGGATCTCTCGATCATTCTCGTGGGCCGTGACGAGAGTCTGAAACCGGAACTTCCGAACGTTTCGTTCAAACGGGTGACGGAAGTCATCGGTCCGGAGGAAGAGCCCGTCAAATCCGTCCGGAGCAAGAAAGATTCGTCGATTGTCGTGGGATGCCGGATGGTCAGGGAAGGGGAAGCCGACGCGTTCATCAGCGGCGGCAATACGGGGGCCCTGATGGCGGCCGGACTGTTTGTCACCGGACGGATGAAGGGAGTGGATCGACCCGCGCTGGCCCCGGTGTTCCCCGTTCTGGGCGGTGGCGGGATGTTGGTGCTCGATGTGGGAGCCAACCCCGAAGCCCGTGCGGAGCACCTTCGTCAATACGCCCTCATGGGCGGAATCTACGCGCAAAAGGTGCTTGGCATCGAAAACCCCCGCGTGGGGCTGCTCAACATCGGGACCGAAGCCGGGAAAGGAACCGAATTGACCAAGGAAGCGTACTCCCTGTTGGATCGGGAGCCCGACCTCCGTTTTGTGGGCAACGTGGAGGCGAGGGATGTGTTGTTCGGTCCTTGCGACGTCCTGGTTTGTGACGGCTTCAGCGGCAACATTCTGCTCAAAAACACGGAAGGGGTCGCGAAGGCGATCTTTGACCGGCTGAAGCAGGAGTTCACGCGCAACTGGCTGAGCAAGCTGGCGGCGGCCGTGCTGAAGCCGGGGTTGGTCCGTTTCAAAAACGACATGGATTACAAGGAGCATGGCGGTGCCCCTCTGCTCGGCTTGGCCGGACCCGTCATCAAAGCACACGGCTCGTCGGACGCCCGAGCGTTCTTCAACGCGATCCGTCAGGCGCGCCGCTTTACCGAACAACAAGTGATCTCTTCCATTGAACAGGAGCTCTCGAAGCAGAAAGGGGCGTAA
- the fapR gene encoding transcription factor FapR — MPKRERQRAMVRALEEDPFQTDEEMARRLGVSVQTIRLDRMELGIPELRERIKHMAENHFDRVKSLLVEEVIGEIIDLELDRSGISLLEIREDHVFARNGIARGHVLFAQANSLAVAIVNSEVALTGSAGVRFLRPVRVGERCVAHAQVINRKASRLQVDVKTRVNGEIVFQGIFDVYRLEENDVGSSEGEQA, encoded by the coding sequence ATGCCGAAGAGGGAGCGGCAACGTGCGATGGTCCGCGCACTGGAAGAGGATCCGTTTCAGACGGATGAAGAAATGGCCCGCCGGTTGGGAGTGAGTGTTCAGACCATCCGTCTTGACCGGATGGAACTCGGGATCCCCGAACTGCGGGAACGGATCAAGCACATGGCGGAGAATCATTTTGACCGGGTCAAATCACTCCTGGTGGAAGAAGTGATCGGGGAAATCATAGATTTAGAGCTCGATCGCTCCGGAATTTCGCTGCTTGAAATCAGGGAAGACCATGTGTTTGCGAGAAACGGCATCGCACGGGGACACGTCCTGTTCGCGCAGGCCAATTCCCTGGCGGTGGCGATCGTGAACAGCGAAGTTGCGCTCACCGGCTCCGCCGGAGTTCGGTTTCTGAGACCGGTGAGGGTCGGTGAACGGTGTGTGGCTCATGCCCAGGTGATTAATCGAAAGGCTTCCCGCTTGCAGGTGGACGTCAAGACCCGGGTGAACGGAGAAATTGTGTTTCAAGGGATTTTCGACGTCTATCGGTTGGAAGAAAACGATGTGGGCAGCAGTGAGGGGGAACAGGCATGA
- the rpmF gene encoding 50S ribosomal protein L32, which produces MAVPFRRTSKTRKRKRRTHFKLSVPGLVKCPQCGEPKLSHRVCKECGYYKGAEVEGVVNN; this is translated from the coding sequence ATGGCAGTACCTTTCAGACGGACTTCCAAAACCCGCAAGCGCAAGCGCCGCACCCATTTCAAACTCTCCGTGCCCGGCCTGGTGAAATGCCCGCAATGCGGCGAACCCAAGCTGTCCCACCGCGTGTGCAAAGAGTGCGGTTACTACAAGGGTGCGGAAGTGGAAGGCGTCGTCAACAACTGA